A genomic region of Devosia ginsengisoli contains the following coding sequences:
- the hrpB gene encoding ATP-dependent helicase HrpB translates to MSLPPLPIDDALPALQSALAAGPYAVLVAPPGAGKTTRVPLALLAAPWREDRRIIMLEPRRLAARAAAAQMARLLSEEVGQTVGYRVRMDSKVSARTRIEIVTEGVFTRMLLDDPELSGVAAVLFDEFHERSLDGDLGLALTLDAAALRPDLRVLVMSATLDGARVSRLLGDAPVIESLGRAFPVETISREPDPLQRLEDQVANAILAALREHEGSALVFLPGQGEITRVAERLATRVPTNVDIAPLYGQLTPSEQDRAIRPAEPGRRKVVLATSIAETSLTIDGVRIVIDSGFRRVPVYEPDTGLTTLATRRVSRAAADQRRGRAGRTSPGVAIRLWNAGQTSALDPFDTPEILAADLAGFALDLATWGITDPSALPFLDPPPVPAWVEAIALLKSLDALDPAGRITAEGKALARLPLHPRLAHMVVAAAAEDDALTAATLAVLIAERGLGGDGTDLAHRLDRFRTDRSKRAEDARGLARRWAGANHKKTTGNLPAGHHLARAFPDRVAQATGRGKFRLVNGRQASLDETDALAASPFLVVTDLTGAAAASRIRAAAALDRSDLETLFARHITEREILSFDPASASIRARRQRQLGAIRLADDPVAVTDLDQAAPILAEAALRRPEALLWSKDQKALRARATYLHETLGAPWPDLSDTALAADPAWLEPHISGETRLAAITAAHLGNALDTFLPWPQRQEIDKFLPSHFTAPSGSHLPIDYAAENGPALEIRVQELFGLDRHPSVAGGKVPLLLILLSPAHRPIQTTRDLPGFWRGSWKDVAKDLKGRYPRHFWPDDPVHAAATARAKPRGT, encoded by the coding sequence ATGTCCTTGCCGCCGCTCCCCATCGACGACGCCCTGCCGGCCCTGCAATCGGCGCTGGCCGCCGGGCCATATGCCGTCCTCGTCGCCCCGCCCGGTGCCGGCAAGACCACCCGCGTGCCCCTCGCCCTCCTCGCCGCCCCCTGGCGCGAAGACCGCCGCATCATCATGCTCGAACCGCGCCGCCTCGCCGCCCGCGCCGCCGCCGCGCAGATGGCCCGCCTGCTGAGCGAAGAGGTCGGCCAGACCGTCGGCTACCGCGTCCGCATGGACAGCAAGGTCTCCGCCCGCACCCGCATCGAGATCGTCACCGAGGGCGTCTTCACCCGCATGCTGCTGGACGATCCCGAGCTGTCCGGCGTAGCCGCCGTGCTGTTCGACGAATTCCACGAACGCAGCCTCGATGGCGATCTGGGCCTCGCCCTCACGCTCGACGCAGCAGCGCTCCGCCCCGATCTGCGCGTCCTGGTCATGTCCGCCACGTTAGATGGCGCCCGCGTTTCCCGCCTGCTCGGCGACGCCCCGGTCATCGAAAGCCTTGGTCGCGCCTTCCCGGTCGAAACCATAAGCCGCGAGCCCGATCCCCTGCAGCGCCTCGAAGACCAGGTGGCCAATGCCATCCTGGCCGCCCTGCGCGAACACGAAGGCTCCGCCCTCGTCTTCCTCCCCGGCCAGGGCGAAATCACCCGCGTGGCCGAACGCCTCGCTACCCGCGTCCCCACCAATGTCGACATCGCCCCGCTCTACGGCCAGCTCACGCCATCCGAGCAGGACCGCGCCATCCGCCCCGCCGAACCCGGCCGCCGCAAAGTCGTCCTCGCCACTTCTATCGCCGAAACCTCCCTCACCATCGACGGCGTCCGCATCGTCATCGACAGCGGCTTCCGCCGCGTCCCGGTCTACGAACCCGATACCGGCCTCACCACGCTCGCCACCCGTCGCGTCTCCCGCGCCGCGGCCGACCAGCGCCGCGGCCGCGCCGGCCGCACCAGTCCGGGTGTCGCCATCCGCCTGTGGAATGCCGGCCAGACATCAGCGCTCGACCCCTTCGACACGCCGGAAATCCTCGCCGCCGACCTCGCCGGCTTCGCCCTCGACCTGGCCACTTGGGGCATCACCGACCCGTCCGCGCTGCCCTTCCTCGATCCCCCGCCCGTCCCCGCCTGGGTCGAAGCCATCGCCCTGCTCAAGTCGCTGGACGCGCTCGATCCCGCCGGTCGCATCACCGCCGAAGGCAAGGCCCTCGCCCGCCTGCCGCTGCATCCGCGCCTCGCCCATATGGTCGTCGCCGCTGCCGCCGAAGACGATGCGCTCACCGCTGCCACCCTCGCCGTCCTCATCGCCGAGCGCGGCCTCGGCGGCGATGGCACCGACCTCGCCCACCGCCTCGACCGCTTCCGCACCGACCGCAGCAAGCGCGCCGAGGATGCCCGCGGCCTTGCCCGACGCTGGGCGGGAGCAAACCACAAGAAAACCACAGGCAATCTCCCTGCCGGCCACCACCTCGCTCGCGCCTTTCCCGACCGTGTTGCGCAGGCCACCGGCCGCGGCAAATTCCGCCTCGTCAACGGCCGTCAGGCCAGCCTGGACGAAACCGACGCCCTCGCCGCATCGCCCTTCCTTGTCGTCACCGACCTCACAGGCGCCGCCGCCGCCAGCCGCATCCGCGCCGCCGCCGCCCTCGACCGCTCTGACCTCGAAACCCTCTTCGCCCGCCACATCACCGAGCGGGAAATCCTCAGCTTCGACCCCGCCTCCGCCAGCATCCGCGCCCGCCGCCAGCGCCAGCTCGGCGCCATCAGGCTGGCCGACGATCCCGTCGCCGTCACCGATCTCGACCAGGCCGCCCCCATCCTGGCCGAAGCCGCCCTGCGCCGCCCGGAAGCCCTGCTTTGGAGCAAGGACCAGAAGGCCCTCCGCGCCCGCGCCACCTATCTCCACGAAACCCTTGGCGCCCCCTGGCCCGACCTCTCCGACACCGCCCTCGCCGCCGATCCGGCCTGGCTCGAGCCGCACATATCAGGCGAAACCCGCCTCGCCGCCATCACCGCCGCCCATCTCGGCAATGCCCTCGATACCTTCCTGCCCTGGCCCCAGCGCCAGGAAATCGACAAGTTCCTCCCCAGCCACTTCACCGCCCCCTCAGGCAGCCATCTCCCCATCGACTATGCCGCCGAAAACGGCCCGGCGCTGGAAATCCGCGTACAGGAACTCTTTGGCCTCGACCGTCACCCGTCCGTGGCCGGCGGCAAGGTGCCCCTCCTGCTCATCCTGCTCTCCCCCGCCCACCGCCCCATCCAGACCACGCGCGACCTGCCCGGCTTCTGGCGCGGCTCCTGGAAAGATGTCGCCAAGGATTTGAAGGGCCGCTATCCCCGCCATTTCTGGCCCGACGACCCTGTCCATGCCGCCGCAACGGCTCGCGCCAAGCCGCGCGGAACCTGA
- a CDS encoding Hsp20 family protein, with the protein MQTIDFSPFYRSTVGFDRVFNRLDTLVGQEAKTYPPYNIERTGDDAYRISIAVAGFANGDIAIETKENNLVVKGAKPAESGDKSREFLHRGIAERAFELRFQLADYVEVQGASLENGLLHLELKRELPESKKPRSIQISAGTQPTIEDKSVN; encoded by the coding sequence ATGCAGACCATCGATTTTTCCCCCTTCTATCGTTCGACCGTCGGCTTTGACCGCGTCTTCAACCGTCTCGACACCCTTGTCGGGCAGGAAGCCAAAACCTACCCGCCCTACAATATCGAGCGCACCGGCGATGATGCCTACCGCATCTCGATCGCCGTCGCCGGCTTTGCCAATGGCGACATCGCCATCGAGACCAAGGAGAACAACCTGGTCGTGAAGGGCGCCAAGCCCGCCGAGAGCGGCGACAAATCCCGTGAATTCCTCCATCGCGGCATTGCCGAGCGCGCCTTCGAGCTGCGCTTCCAGCTTGCCGACTATGTCGAGGTTCAGGGCGCCAGCCTCGAAAACGGCTTGCTGCACCTGGAACTGAAGCGCGAACTGCCCGAAAGCAAGAAGCCGCGTTCCATCCAGATCAGCGCCGGCACCCAGCCGACCATCGAGGACAAGTCGGTCAACTAA
- the dps gene encoding DNA starvation/stationary phase protection protein Dps, producing MKTPSIALKSNAKSAVIDILNARLADAIDLALITKQAHWNLKGPNFIAVHEMLDPMRTAIDTHVDTIAERVAQLDGIALGTSQVVAKATALAPYPTDIRKVADHLAALADRFSTLANQVREDIDATDEAGDADAADILTAFSRELDKDLWFIKSHLE from the coding sequence ATGAAAACCCCCTCCATCGCCCTCAAATCCAATGCCAAATCGGCAGTCATCGATATCCTGAATGCGCGGCTGGCCGATGCCATCGATCTGGCGCTCATCACCAAGCAGGCGCATTGGAACCTCAAGGGCCCCAATTTCATCGCCGTGCACGAAATGCTCGATCCCATGCGCACGGCCATCGACACCCATGTCGACACCATCGCCGAGCGCGTGGCCCAGCTCGACGGCATTGCCCTGGGCACCAGCCAGGTCGTCGCCAAGGCAACCGCCCTCGCCCCCTACCCCACCGATATCCGCAAGGTCGCCGACCATCTCGCCGCGCTGGCCGACCGCTTTTCTACCCTGGCCAACCAGGTCCGCGAAGATATCGACGCCACCGACGAAGCCGGCGATGCCGACGCCGCCGACATCCTCACCGCCTTCTCGCGCGAACTCGACAAGGACCTCTGGTTCATCAAGTCCCACCTCGAATAG
- a CDS encoding pyridoxamine 5'-phosphate oxidase family protein codes for MSIVTSVEQLEALYTPAPVAASTTKVANRMTPHYRRLIEASPFVVLATVGPEGADCSPRGDRPGFVRIHDDETLMMPDRRGNNRIDSLRNIVRDPRCAFLFLLPGSGTTFRAQGRAQLSIDPDLLASFAVDDKPPRSVIVMQIDELYFQCARAIVRSELWNPARHIDPKTLPTPGEILAAMTDNQVGGQAYDQAWPERAKQTMW; via the coding sequence ATGTCCATCGTTACCTCAGTCGAGCAGCTCGAAGCGCTCTACACGCCCGCTCCCGTCGCCGCCTCGACCACCAAGGTCGCCAACCGCATGACGCCGCATTACCGGCGCCTGATCGAAGCCAGCCCCTTCGTTGTCCTCGCCACGGTCGGCCCTGAAGGCGCGGATTGCTCGCCCCGCGGCGACCGGCCCGGCTTCGTGCGCATCCATGACGATGAAACCCTGATGATGCCCGACCGGCGCGGCAATAACCGTATCGATTCCCTGCGCAATATCGTGCGCGACCCGCGCTGCGCCTTCCTCTTCCTGCTGCCCGGCAGCGGCACCACCTTTCGCGCCCAGGGCCGGGCCCAGCTCAGCATAGACCCCGACCTGCTGGCCAGCTTCGCCGTCGACGACAAGCCGCCCCGTTCGGTCATCGTCATGCAGATCGACGAGCTCTATTTTCAATGCGCCCGCGCCATCGTCCGCTCCGAACTCTGGAATCCCGCCCGCCATATCGATCCGAAAACCCTGCCCACCCCCGGCGAAATCCTTGCCGCCATGACCGATAACCAGGTCGGCGGCCAGGCCTATGACCAGGCCTGGCCCGAGCGGGCAAAACAAACCATGTGGTAG
- a CDS encoding N-formylglutamate amidohydrolase, which produces MRSDYWDQPAFETIRPRRLVTPLVFNSPHSGRVYPERFLAMTRLDHLSIRQSEDAWVDELFARAPHLGAPMLRAHFPRAYLDVNREPWELDPTMFVEPLSERFNTTSPRVAAGLGTLARVVAENKPIYRDRLTLDDARMRIEGIYHPYHAALQKLLSEAIGAFGIALLIDCHSMPRITRSNDKAAPDIVLGDRYGTTCAPGLVDLAETIFASAGLKVARNRPYAGGFATRTYGRPQHGVHALQIEISRHLYMNEVTLARNDGFDAIRALVERLIFALIGLDLVSLVGSTPALTEEAAE; this is translated from the coding sequence GTGCGGTCCGACTATTGGGATCAGCCGGCATTCGAAACCATCCGGCCCCGCCGGCTGGTCACACCTTTGGTGTTCAATTCGCCCCATTCCGGCCGCGTCTACCCCGAGCGCTTCCTCGCCATGACAAGGCTCGATCATCTCTCCATCCGCCAGTCGGAAGACGCCTGGGTCGACGAACTCTTCGCCCGCGCGCCCCATCTCGGCGCCCCCATGCTGCGCGCCCATTTCCCCCGCGCCTATCTCGACGTGAACCGCGAACCCTGGGAACTCGATCCCACCATGTTCGTCGAGCCGCTGTCCGAGCGCTTCAACACCACTTCGCCCCGCGTCGCTGCGGGTCTGGGCACGCTGGCCCGCGTCGTGGCCGAGAACAAGCCCATCTATCGCGACCGGCTGACGCTCGACGATGCCCGCATGCGCATCGAGGGCATCTATCACCCCTATCACGCCGCTTTGCAGAAGCTCCTGAGCGAAGCCATCGGCGCCTTCGGCATAGCCCTGCTGATCGATTGCCACTCCATGCCGCGCATTACCCGCTCCAACGACAAGGCGGCCCCCGATATCGTGCTGGGCGACCGTTACGGCACCACCTGCGCCCCCGGCCTGGTCGATCTGGCCGAAACCATCTTCGCCAGCGCCGGCCTCAAGGTCGCCCGCAACCGCCCCTATGCCGGGGGCTTCGCCACCCGCACCTATGGCCGCCCGCAACATGGCGTGCATGCCCTCCAGATCGAAATCAGCCGCCACCTCTACATGAACGAGGTCACCCTGGCCCGCAATGACGGCTTCGACGCCATCCGCGCCCTGGTCGAACGCCTGATCTTCGCCCTGATCGGCCTCGACCTGGTCTCGCTCGTCGGCAGCACCCCCGCCCTCACCGAGGAAGCGGCGGAATAG
- a CDS encoding class I SAM-dependent methyltransferase, with product MAKFADNFEGWYKYAERAAGRPPRPLLVEAVTLASGRDAALDIGAGALNDTIHLLGAGFAHVTALDGEPIAQQIADTLPADRFSYVISRFEDFPFPPATYDLLNAQYALPFIRPDQFDRVFAAMLASLKPGALFTGQLFGDRDDWAGTPSMTFHTRAAAEALLAPLTLLSFREEDDPDSQTLNGTAKHWHLYHFLARRD from the coding sequence ATGGCCAAGTTCGCCGACAATTTCGAAGGCTGGTATAAATATGCCGAGCGCGCCGCCGGCCGTCCGCCGCGGCCGCTGCTGGTCGAGGCCGTCACCCTTGCATCCGGCCGCGACGCCGCGCTCGATATCGGTGCCGGCGCCCTCAACGACACTATCCACCTGCTCGGCGCTGGCTTCGCCCATGTCACTGCACTCGATGGCGAACCTATCGCGCAGCAGATCGCCGATACGCTCCCCGCCGACCGCTTCAGCTATGTCATTTCCCGCTTCGAGGATTTCCCCTTTCCGCCAGCGACCTATGACCTACTCAACGCGCAATATGCCCTGCCCTTCATCCGGCCCGACCAGTTCGACCGGGTCTTTGCCGCCATGCTCGCTTCGCTGAAGCCCGGCGCCCTATTCACCGGCCAGCTCTTCGGCGACCGCGACGACTGGGCCGGCACACCGAGCATGACCTTCCACACCCGCGCCGCCGCCGAAGCTCTCCTCGCCCCGCTGACCCTGCTCAGCTTCCGCGAAGAAGACGATCCCGACAGCCAGACCCTCAACGGCACCGCCAAGCACTGGCACCTCTACCACTTCCTCGCCCGCCGCGACTGA
- the hisN gene encoding histidinol-phosphatase, which translates to MTLDLAKIEATLLAAAEAAAAHTLPLFRTPLAIDNKFTVGFDPVTEADRGAETVIRAVIAENFPDHAIIGEEWGSSGDSDYTWIIDPVDGTRAFISGAPVWGTLIGFAHKGVAIAGIMSQPFIGETFLAVPGRATYRRGDTTTPIRTSGQTDLAPSRVFTTTPSLFNTPELAGKWRAIESATRLQRFGMDCYGYALLAAGHADLVIEPHLNTYDIAALVPIIREAGGAIACWDGTEPTAGGNVVAAATPELLEKALALVNAS; encoded by the coding sequence ATGACCCTCGATCTCGCCAAAATCGAAGCCACCCTCCTCGCCGCCGCCGAAGCCGCCGCCGCCCACACGCTGCCCCTCTTCCGCACCCCGCTGGCCATCGACAACAAGTTCACCGTGGGCTTCGATCCCGTCACCGAGGCCGATCGCGGTGCTGAAACTGTCATCCGCGCCGTCATCGCGGAAAACTTCCCCGATCACGCTATTATCGGCGAGGAATGGGGCAGCTCCGGCGACAGCGATTACACCTGGATCATCGACCCGGTGGACGGCACCCGCGCCTTCATTTCCGGCGCCCCCGTCTGGGGCACGCTGATCGGCTTCGCCCACAAGGGCGTGGCCATAGCCGGAATCATGAGCCAGCCCTTTATCGGCGAAACCTTCCTCGCCGTGCCCGGCCGCGCCACCTATCGCCGCGGCGACACCACCACGCCCATCCGCACCAGCGGCCAGACCGACCTGGCTCCCTCCCGCGTCTTCACCACCACGCCATCCCTGTTCAACACGCCCGAACTGGCCGGCAAATGGCGCGCCATCGAATCCGCCACCCGCCTGCAACGCTTCGGCATGGATTGCTACGGCTACGCCCTGCTCGCCGCCGGCCACGCCGACCTGGTGATCGAGCCCCACCTCAACACCTACGACATCGCCGCCCTGGTCCCCATCATCCGCGAAGCCGGCGGCGCCATCGCCTGCTGGGACGGCACCGAACCCACCGCCGGCGGCAATGTGGTGGCGGCGGCGACGCCCGAACTGCTGGAAAAAGCGCTGGCGCTGGTCAATGCGTCATAA
- a CDS encoding metallophosphoesterase, producing MTLKFVVLSDLHVMPEGELSVTLDTGARLEQAVEAVIARYDQVDFCVLAGDLADLGQPEAYRRLQAIIARLPIPVHITLGNHDDRAAFLEIFGNGFVAETGKIDKVIDIKGYRIILLDSSEAGRVDGVLTEAQISWLHARLAEAMHRPVIVILHHNANALHIESDNIRILEPDAFIDALKTHPDIRQVIAGHVHLTSTATWRGLNFTTLSGNHYSCSVDQPHIPMRRLTGPGQLAFVIADHDSTTVLFDDYIDGNEEIFLED from the coding sequence ATGACCCTGAAATTCGTGGTGCTGAGCGACCTGCATGTCATGCCCGAGGGCGAATTGTCGGTCACGCTCGATACCGGCGCAAGGCTGGAACAGGCGGTCGAAGCCGTCATCGCCCGCTATGACCAGGTCGATTTCTGCGTGCTGGCCGGTGACCTGGCCGATCTGGGCCAGCCCGAAGCCTATCGGCGCCTGCAAGCCATCATCGCCCGCCTGCCCATTCCGGTGCATATCACCCTGGGCAATCACGATGACCGCGCCGCATTTCTCGAAATTTTCGGCAATGGTTTCGTTGCCGAGACCGGCAAGATCGACAAGGTCATCGATATCAAGGGCTATCGCATCATCCTGCTCGATTCTTCCGAAGCCGGCCGCGTCGATGGCGTGCTCACCGAAGCCCAGATTTCCTGGCTGCATGCCCGCCTGGCCGAGGCCATGCACCGGCCCGTCATCGTGATCCTCCATCACAATGCCAACGCCCTCCACATCGAATCGGACAATATCCGCATTCTCGAACCCGACGCGTTCATCGACGCGCTCAAGACCCATCCCGATATCCGCCAGGTCATTGCCGGCCATGTCCACCTGACCTCGACCGCCACCTGGCGCGGCCTGAACTTCACCACGCTGTCGGGCAACCACTATTCCTGCAGCGTCGACCAGCCCCACATCCCCATGCGCCGCCTCACCGGCCCCGGCCAACTCGCCTTCGTCATCGCCGACCACGACAGCACCACCGTCCTCTTCGACGACTATATCGACGGCAACGAAGAGATTTTCCTGGAAGACTGA
- the cpdR gene encoding cell cycle two-component system response regulator CpdR produces the protein MKRILLAEDDNDMRQFLTRALKNAGYEVVSFDNGLSAYERLREEPFSLLLSDIVMPEMDGIELARRATELDPDLKVMFITGFAAVALNPDSDAPKDASVLSKPFHLKDLVNEVERLLAA, from the coding sequence ATGAAGCGAATCCTGCTCGCGGAAGACGATAACGACATGCGCCAGTTCCTGACGCGCGCGCTCAAGAACGCGGGCTATGAGGTCGTGTCGTTCGATAACGGGCTTTCGGCCTATGAGCGGCTGCGCGAGGAACCCTTCTCGCTGCTGCTCAGCGATATCGTGATGCCCGAGATGGACGGGATCGAGCTGGCGCGGCGCGCCACCGAGCTCGATCCTGATCTCAAGGTGATGTTCATCACCGGCTTTGCCGCCGTGGCGCTGAACCCGGACAGCGACGCGCCCAAGGATGCCTCGGTGTTGTCAAAGCCGTTTCATTTGAAGGACCTGGTGAACGAGGTCGAGCGGCTGCTGGCGGCTTAG
- the msrB gene encoding peptide-methionine (R)-S-oxide reductase MsrB: protein MDTHAFKVTHTDAEWRAKLTPEQYQVMRNHGTERPGSCALLHEHRQGTFACAGCDTPLFQSTLKFESGTGWPSFNDPLPGSVETTTDKSYGMVRTEVHCATCGSHLGHVFPDGPPPTGLRYCINGVALNFSPAA from the coding sequence ATGGACACCCACGCCTTCAAGGTGACCCATACCGATGCCGAATGGCGCGCGAAGCTGACGCCGGAACAGTATCAGGTGATGCGCAATCACGGGACTGAACGGCCCGGTTCCTGCGCGTTGCTGCACGAGCACAGGCAGGGCACGTTTGCCTGCGCCGGCTGCGATACGCCGCTGTTCCAGTCGACGCTGAAATTCGAAAGCGGCACCGGCTGGCCGAGCTTCAACGACCCGCTGCCGGGTTCGGTGGAGACGACCACGGACAAGAGCTATGGCATGGTGCGGACCGAGGTGCATTGCGCCACCTGCGGCAGCCATCTGGGGCATGTCTTCCCCGATGGCCCGCCGCCGACGGGCCTGCGCTACTGCATCAATGGCGTGGCGCTGAACTTTTCGCCCGCCGCCTAA
- a CDS encoding alpha/beta fold hydrolase, producing the protein MNAVVNPNGPDLVNIPSNPMPEGGRVGFFKTADNVQLRYATWPKSEGAHRGTICLVQGRTEFIEKYFETVADFRRRGFAVATFDWRGQGGSDRLIGNRKLGYVDRFEDYWTDLRSFHGEILLPDCPPPYYLVGHSMGGLASLFAGINDRMMFDRVFLSAPMVALDRQPLSMKGMARVCEALSFLGLGQMPVGRKADKPVSEASFPGNPLTGDMIRYMRSVDVVRERPELEIGVPTVRWAASAFGAMAEAAEDNFPARINVPLLMLAAARDEVVSAPAIEQLGLRLRTGRHVVIAGARHELFMESDAIRGQVFAAFDAFITEQSA; encoded by the coding sequence ATGAACGCCGTCGTCAATCCCAATGGACCTGATCTCGTCAATATCCCGTCCAACCCCATGCCGGAGGGCGGGCGCGTGGGCTTTTTCAAGACGGCTGACAATGTGCAGCTGCGCTATGCGACCTGGCCGAAATCGGAGGGGGCGCATCGGGGGACGATCTGCCTGGTGCAGGGGCGCACCGAATTCATCGAGAAATATTTCGAGACCGTGGCCGATTTCCGCCGGCGCGGCTTTGCCGTGGCCACATTCGACTGGCGCGGGCAGGGCGGGTCGGACCGGCTGATCGGCAATCGCAAACTGGGCTATGTCGACCGGTTCGAGGATTACTGGACGGATTTGCGGAGCTTTCACGGGGAAATCCTGCTGCCGGACTGTCCGCCGCCCTATTATCTCGTGGGGCATTCCATGGGCGGGCTGGCGTCGCTCTTTGCCGGGATCAATGACCGGATGATGTTCGACCGGGTGTTTTTGTCGGCGCCCATGGTGGCGCTGGACCGGCAGCCATTGAGCATGAAGGGCATGGCGCGGGTCTGCGAGGCGCTGAGCTTTTTGGGGCTGGGGCAAATGCCGGTGGGGCGCAAGGCGGACAAGCCGGTGTCGGAAGCGAGCTTTCCGGGCAATCCGCTGACCGGGGACATGATCCGCTATATGCGCTCGGTGGATGTGGTCAGGGAACGGCCGGAGCTGGAAATCGGCGTGCCGACGGTGCGCTGGGCGGCCTCGGCTTTCGGGGCCATGGCCGAGGCGGCGGAGGACAATTTTCCCGCGCGCATCAACGTGCCGCTGCTGATGCTGGCGGCGGCGCGGGACGAGGTGGTGTCGGCACCGGCCATCGAGCAATTGGGCCTGCGCCTGCGCACCGGGCGGCACGTGGTGATCGCCGGGGCGCGGCATGAGCTGTTCATGGAAAGCGATGCGATCCGCGGGCAGGTGTTTGCGGCGTTCGATGCGTTTATTACGGAACAAAGTGCTTAG
- a CDS encoding winged helix-turn-helix transcriptional regulator: METLRTRTKPPETFAECTRAAVPMIQVLGRISGKWSLYIIMALLRGPMRFSELQRHVEGISQKMLTQTLRELEEDGIVHRTVTPIIPPRVDYELSAMGRELQAPLAAISDWTVRNGERVADARERYAARRNAA; this comes from the coding sequence ATGGAAACGCTACGCACCCGCACGAAACCACCCGAGACCTTCGCCGAATGCACCCGGGCGGCCGTGCCCATGATCCAGGTCCTCGGCCGGATCAGCGGAAAATGGTCGCTCTACATCATCATGGCGCTGCTGCGTGGTCCGATGCGGTTTTCCGAGCTGCAGCGCCATGTCGAGGGCATTTCCCAGAAAATGCTGACCCAGACGCTGCGGGAGCTGGAAGAAGATGGCATCGTGCACCGCACCGTGACGCCAATCATCCCGCCGCGCGTCGATTATGAACTCTCCGCAATGGGCCGCGAATTGCAGGCCCCGCTGGCCGCGATCAGCGACTGGACGGTCCGCAATGGCGAGCGCGTTGCCGACGCGCGCGAGCGTTACGCCGCGCGCCGCAACGCGGCCTGA
- a CDS encoding NADPH-dependent FMN reductase, which translates to MSKPRIGIIISTTREGRFGERAAHWVAELAASRNDIETEIVDLRDYPLPFFEAVSSPRFAPIDTPEARKWAGKLAELDGYVFVTAEYNHSISGVLKNALDFVFAEPARKPAAFVGYGAVGGARAVEQLRLIAVELSMVPLNRAVHINMEPFKGMLMDGKDFADYPYLAPTVDAMLEELAWYAQTLRAGRNAADLKAA; encoded by the coding sequence ATGAGCAAACCGCGTATCGGCATCATCATTTCCACCACGCGCGAAGGCCGCTTCGGCGAGCGCGCGGCGCACTGGGTGGCCGAACTGGCCGCCAGCCGCAATGATATCGAGACCGAAATCGTCGACCTGCGCGACTATCCGCTGCCCTTTTTTGAAGCGGTCAGTTCGCCGCGCTTTGCGCCCATCGACACGCCGGAAGCCAGGAAATGGGCGGGCAAGCTGGCCGAACTCGACGGCTATGTCTTCGTCACCGCCGAATACAACCATTCAATATCGGGCGTGCTCAAGAATGCGCTCGACTTCGTGTTCGCCGAGCCGGCGCGCAAGCCGGCCGCCTTTGTGGGCTATGGTGCTGTCGGTGGCGCCCGAGCCGTGGAGCAGTTGCGGCTGATCGCGGTGGAACTGAGCATGGTGCCGCTGAACCGGGCGGTGCATATCAACATGGAGCCCTTCAAGGGCATGCTGATGGACGGCAAGGACTTCGCCGACTACCCCTATCTGGCGCCGACGGTCGATGCGATGCTGGAAGAACTGGCCTGGTATGCCCAGACGCTGAGAGCCGGCCGAAACGCGGCGGACCTGAAGGCCGCGTAG